The Brienomyrus brachyistius isolate T26 unplaced genomic scaffold, BBRACH_0.4 scaffold48, whole genome shotgun sequence genome window below encodes:
- the LOC125723393 gene encoding uncharacterized protein LOC125723393: MALIGWGCGKVTLGVILFMGIVGLLLHSPEQVFRPPRWTHDGSHLRPISTNETHPFLQNYWYRYVYDSAKKDNLTNCYVCTHMPSHADGLTIYGKPMNKSQAKCAASFAGVGYQHDNIKINDTDPYTAGLDNGVCAQQFWIDFAIKVSNISLPLSVHLNMDPKTFNHSMCYDQMNGTHHMGNTTNCAQILVHGEGAPVNISGFSNGTYWVQGVAWLCGPRAYFVLPYNWYGVCAPIFVSDHTFLVSLSSTPANRRRRSIITTASLRPHDSVWGSDVPQEFKHWSTDQKVLMSLFPWVGTAKNTLRLETIDYRLGLFINNSIIINEQQNGEIDAIKQMVIQNRMVLDILTAAQGGVCVLLNNTCCTYIPDNVHSPNMTTALDRLRELQKIMTLDPHAGPSWLNWFLTGSWWQLLLKFSLPILVTLLFVCCCFICIIPCLRSMIQNTFSSVFLLYTAEERMDLLTLSSPLNNDDDVI; this comes from the coding sequence atggctctgattgggtggggatgtggtaaggtaactctcggtgtaattctctttatgggaattgttggtctgcttctgcactcaccagagcaggtgtttcgcccacctagatggacacatgacggctcccacctgagacctatctccacaaatgagacccatcctttcctacaaaattactggtaccgttatgtttatgattcagcaaagaaagacaatttaactaattgttatgtctgtacccacatgccatctcatgccgatggattaactatatatgggaaacctatgaataagtcacaagcaaagtgtgctgcctcttttgcaggtgtaggctatcagcatgataatataaaaataaatgacacagatccatatactgctggtttggataatggcgtatgtgcacagcagttttggatcgattttgctataaaagtgtcaaatatatccttacctttatctgtccacctgaacatggaccctaaaacatttaatcactcaatgtgttatgaccaaatgaacggcacccatcatatggggaacaccaccaactgtgcccaaatactagtacacggagaaggtgccccggtaaacataagtggatttagtaatggcacctactgggtgcaaggagtagCTTGGTTATGTGGACCCCGCGCATATTTCGTTTTGCCCTATAACTGGTATGGTGTCTGCGCTCCAATCTTTGTGTCAGACCATACTTTCTTGGTGTCACTGTCGTCTACACCAGCGAACCGCAGGCGCCGGTCCatcataactacagcttctctccgtcctcatgacagtgtctggggttcagatgttccccaggagttcaaacattggtctacagaccagaaagtattaatgtctctttttccctgggtaggaacagcaaagaatacgttacgattagaaactattgattatcgtttggggctgttcataaataactccatcataataaatgagcaacagaatggagagatagatgctattaaacagatggtcattcagaatagaatggttttagacatacttactgctgcacaaggtggtgtgtgcgtgcttttaaataatacctgctgtacatatattcccgataatgtgcactcacccaacatgactacagccttggaccgtctgcgagaacttcaaaagatcatgaccttagaccctcatgctggcccctcatggttgaattggtttcttactgggtcctggtggcagttactgctaaagttctcactccccattcttgttacattattatttgtatgttgttgtttcatttgtattataccctgcctccgttccatgatacaaaatacttttagttctgtttttctgctatacactgcagaagaacgaatggatttactaaccttgtctagccctcttaataatgatgatgatgtgatctga